The following proteins come from a genomic window of Acidimicrobiales bacterium:
- the rdgB gene encoding RdgB/HAM1 family non-canonical purine NTP pyrophosphatase has translation MTRLVLATANPDKAREIAALLVGFDVVPRPAEVPDVEETGTTLEDNARLKAVALVEATGSAAVADDTGLEVEALGGEPGVYSARFSGEGATYASNVAKLLRVMEGQSNRRARFRTVALARFPDGREVVAEGVVDGVITEVARGDGGFGYDPVFQPDEGDGRTYAELTLEEKNSLSHRGRAFRALAVQLPST, from the coding sequence GTGACCCGGCTCGTCCTCGCCACCGCCAACCCCGACAAGGCCCGCGAGATCGCCGCGCTGCTGGTCGGGTTCGACGTGGTGCCCCGGCCCGCCGAGGTGCCCGACGTCGAGGAGACGGGAACCACGCTGGAGGACAACGCCCGTCTGAAGGCAGTGGCGCTGGTGGAGGCGACGGGCAGCGCAGCGGTGGCCGACGACACCGGCTTGGAGGTCGAGGCGTTGGGCGGCGAGCCGGGCGTCTACTCGGCCCGTTTCTCGGGCGAGGGCGCCACCTATGCAAGCAACGTGGCCAAGTTGCTGCGGGTGATGGAGGGCCAGTCGAACCGCCGGGCCCGCTTCCGCACGGTGGCGCTGGCCCGGTTCCCCGACGGCCGTGAGGTGGTGGCCGAAGGCGTGGTCGACGGCGTGATCACTGAAGTCGCTCGGGGCGACGGGGGGTTCGGCTACGACCCGGTGTTCCAACCCGACGAGGGCGACGGCCGGACGTACGCCGAGCTCACGCTCGAGGAGAAGAACTCTTTGTCGCACCGCGGCCGCGCCTTTCGGGCGCTGGCGGTGCAACTCCCGAGTACATAG
- a CDS encoding alanine racemase, whose protein sequence is MRLDDLTTPALLVEADALDANLSLMASALPGTRMRPHVKAHKCTSLARRQREVGHVGFTCATVREMEGMAAAGLGDDLLLANEVLDARRLGALAGAARVTVAVDSEATIEAAVAGGVREVVIDVNVGLPRCGCRPDDAGRLAALARSRGLRVRGVMGYEGHVVGIESREVRAEGVAASMALLLAAADDVAGDDGIVSAGGTGTYDINPQATEIQAGSYALMDTTYGRCGLPFEQALSVLSTIISVGDGWVVADCGLKSFGMDHGNPSVPGATVWFTSDEHLTFAPESPLQVGDQVRVLPAHVDPTVAYHEVMHLVRGDDVVETWPVDLRGW, encoded by the coding sequence GTGCGCCTCGATGACCTGACCACCCCGGCGCTGCTCGTCGAGGCCGACGCCCTCGACGCCAACCTGTCGCTCATGGCCTCGGCCTTACCCGGCACGCGGATGCGGCCCCACGTCAAGGCCCACAAGTGCACCTCGCTGGCGCGCCGCCAGCGCGAGGTGGGGCACGTCGGCTTCACCTGCGCCACCGTGCGGGAGATGGAGGGAATGGCGGCGGCCGGGTTGGGCGACGACCTGCTGCTGGCCAACGAAGTGCTCGATGCCCGGCGACTCGGGGCACTGGCGGGCGCCGCTCGGGTGACGGTGGCCGTCGACTCGGAGGCGACGATCGAAGCCGCGGTCGCAGGCGGCGTGCGCGAGGTGGTCATCGACGTGAACGTCGGGCTGCCCCGGTGCGGGTGCCGTCCCGACGACGCCGGTCGGCTGGCGGCGTTGGCCCGTTCGCGTGGACTTCGGGTCCGAGGCGTCATGGGCTACGAGGGCCACGTGGTGGGCATCGAGTCGCGTGAGGTGCGGGCCGAGGGCGTGGCGGCATCGATGGCGCTCTTGCTGGCGGCAGCCGACGACGTTGCCGGTGACGACGGCATCGTGTCGGCCGGCGGCACCGGCACGTACGACATCAACCCGCAGGCGACCGAGATCCAGGCCGGGTCGTACGCGTTGATGGACACCACCTACGGGCGCTGCGGGCTCCCGTTCGAGCAGGCACTGAGCGTGCTGTCGACGATCATCTCGGTAGGCGACGGCTGGGTGGTGGCCGACTGCGGGCTCAAGTCGTTCGGCATGGACCACGGCAACCCCAGCGTGCCCGGCGCAACCGTCTGGTTCACGTCCGACGAGCACCTGACGTTCGCCCCCGAGTCGCCGCTCCAGGTGGGCGACCAGGTGCGGGTGCTGCCCGCCCACGTCGACCCCACCGTCGCCTACCACGAGGTGATGCACCTGGTGCGGGGCGACGACGTCGTCGAGACCTGGCCGGTCGACCTCCGCGGCTGGTAG
- a CDS encoding ATP-dependent Clp protease proteolytic subunit, with product MPEILPAAYGQFMPGDRSFDIYQRLLRERIVFLGTQVDDASANLVCAQLLLLAAEDPERDISLYINSPGGSVTAGLAVYDTMQLVSCDVSTVCMGLAASMGQFLLCAGAPGKRYALPHSRILMHQPHGGVQGQAADIAIQAEQIVYLKRMMAERIAFHTGQPIERIEADSDRDRWFTADEARDYGMVDKVIERASQAEVLQV from the coding sequence ATGCCCGAGATCCTGCCTGCTGCCTACGGCCAGTTCATGCCCGGCGACCGCTCCTTCGACATCTACCAGCGACTGCTGCGCGAGCGCATCGTGTTCCTGGGCACGCAGGTCGACGACGCCTCCGCCAATCTCGTGTGCGCGCAGCTCCTCCTCCTCGCCGCCGAGGACCCCGAGCGCGACATCTCGCTCTACATCAACTCGCCCGGCGGCTCGGTCACCGCGGGCCTCGCCGTCTACGACACCATGCAGCTCGTCTCGTGCGACGTGTCGACGGTGTGCATGGGCCTGGCCGCCTCCATGGGCCAGTTCCTCCTGTGCGCCGGCGCCCCTGGCAAGCGCTACGCCTTGCCGCACTCGCGCATCCTCATGCACCAGCCCCACGGCGGCGTGCAGGGCCAGGCGGCCGACATCGCCATCCAGGCCGAGCAGATCGTCTACCTCAAGCGGATGATGGCCGAGCGCATCGCCTTCCACACGGGCCAGCCCATCGAGCGCATCGAGGCCGACTCCGACCGCGACCGCTGGTTCACGGCCGATGAGGCCCGCGACTACGGCATGGTCGACAAGGTCATCGAGCGCGCCTCGCAGGCCGAGGTCCTCCAGGTCTGA
- a CDS encoding fumarylacetoacetate hydrolase family protein — protein MRFVNAGGRAALLVDGLVYDLAELSGGEIPGSPMEVITDHWDRALVMHETGSFGGGVPVDQVHLGPPVPGPQAVYAIGMNYRKHAQEAGLDVMPIPAVFTKFPSSLSGPYDPIVLPKGEGTTDWEAELAFVIGVGGRNVRPRDALDSLRGFTVAQDISERFVQMAASYQFSLGKSFDTFCPMGPAIVTLDELDNPNALRITCKRNGEVMQDDTTADMIVDVAHLMELLSSVMTLSPGDICLTGTPAGVGFGRTPQVYLRHGDVLETTIEGLGTMRNECVAEADLD, from the coding sequence ATGAGGTTCGTCAACGCGGGAGGCCGCGCCGCGCTTTTGGTCGACGGCTTGGTCTACGACCTCGCCGAACTGTCGGGCGGCGAGATCCCGGGAAGCCCGATGGAGGTGATCACCGACCATTGGGACCGCGCCCTCGTCATGCACGAGACCGGCTCCTTCGGCGGCGGCGTCCCCGTCGACCAGGTGCACCTCGGCCCGCCTGTGCCCGGGCCGCAGGCCGTCTACGCCATCGGCATGAACTACCGGAAGCACGCCCAGGAAGCGGGCCTCGACGTGATGCCCATCCCGGCCGTGTTCACCAAGTTCCCGTCCAGCCTGAGCGGTCCCTACGACCCCATCGTGTTGCCCAAGGGCGAGGGCACCACCGACTGGGAAGCCGAGCTGGCCTTCGTCATCGGGGTCGGCGGCCGCAACGTCCGCCCCCGTGACGCCCTCGACTCGTTGCGGGGCTTCACTGTGGCCCAGGACATCTCCGAGCGGTTCGTGCAGATGGCCGCCAGCTACCAGTTCTCGCTGGGCAAGAGCTTCGACACCTTCTGCCCCATGGGCCCGGCCATCGTCACCCTCGACGAGCTCGACAACCCCAACGCCCTGCGCATCACATGCAAGCGCAACGGCGAGGTGATGCAAGACGACACCACTGCCGACATGATCGTCGACGTCGCCCACCTGATGGAGCTGCTGTCGTCGGTCATGACCCTCTCGCCGGGCGACATCTGCCTGACCGGCACGCCCGCGGGCGTCGGCTTCGGCCGCACACCGCAGGTGTACCTGCGCCACGGCGACGTGCTGGAAACGACAATCGAAGGCCTCGGCACCATGCGCAACGAGTGCGTGGCCGAAGCCGACCTGGACTGA
- a CDS encoding ABC transporter permease, with protein sequence MSRAEAKPTRVISNRTTVTQRVVEIWRYRELLVGLVRKELKVKYKNSALGFFWSMANPALYLGVFYLVFQLVLKNGIPYFAIYLLSGLLVWNLFSTGLAAATGSIVTNSAIVKKVSFPREILALAAVGASLIHFFLQGCVLLIALVGFRYVPSPTFMLLIPVALVALLLLASALGVMLAAVNVYARDTQHLLELVLLAWFWMTPIVYQYRLVADRLGENAWLYRLNPVTPIVLTFQRAIYNQTDPVGPAGLRIGVLPADAGPLWYLTQLLIVAGVSLVLLALALKLFGRVEGNFAEEL encoded by the coding sequence GTGAGCAGAGCCGAAGCCAAGCCGACGCGCGTCATCTCGAACCGCACCACGGTGACGCAGCGCGTCGTAGAGATCTGGCGCTACCGCGAGCTGCTGGTCGGCCTCGTGCGCAAAGAGCTCAAGGTCAAGTACAAGAACAGCGCCCTCGGCTTCTTCTGGTCGATGGCCAACCCCGCCCTCTACCTGGGCGTCTTCTACCTGGTCTTCCAGCTCGTGCTGAAGAACGGCATCCCCTACTTCGCCATCTACCTGCTCTCCGGCCTGCTCGTGTGGAACCTGTTCTCCACCGGCCTCGCCGCCGCCACCGGCTCGATCGTCACCAACTCGGCCATCGTCAAGAAGGTGTCGTTCCCCCGCGAGATCCTCGCCCTGGCCGCGGTAGGCGCCTCGCTCATCCACTTCTTCCTGCAGGGCTGCGTGCTGCTCATCGCCTTGGTGGGCTTCCGCTACGTGCCGTCGCCCACGTTCATGCTGCTGATCCCGGTGGCCTTGGTGGCCTTGCTGCTGCTGGCTTCGGCGCTCGGCGTGATGCTGGCCGCCGTCAACGTCTACGCCCGCGACACCCAGCACCTGTTGGAACTGGTCCTGTTGGCGTGGTTCTGGATGACGCCGATCGTGTACCAGTACCGGCTGGTGGCCGACCGCCTGGGCGAGAACGCCTGGCTGTACCGGCTCAACCCGGTGACGCCCATCGTGTTGACCTTCCAGCGGGCCATCTACAACCAGACCGACCCCGTCGGACCGGCCGGGCTGCGGATCGGCGTGCTGCCCGCCGACGCAGGCCCGCTCTGGTACCTCACGCAGTTGCTGATCGTGGCCGGCGTGTCGCTCGTGCTGCTCGCCCTCGCCCTCAAGCTGTTCGGGCGGGTCGAGGGCAACTTCGCCGAGGAGCTCTGA
- a CDS encoding ABC transporter ATP-binding protein: MAAAVDVRDVSKRFRLQKERYTSLKERVIHFGKVPYEEFWALDDIDLTIEQGETVGLLGHNGSGKSTLLKCIAGILQPTNGTISVVGRLAALLELGAGFHPELTGRENVFLNASILGMPKKEIEKRFDEIVAFAELEKFIDNQVKHYSSGMYVRLGFAVAVNMDPDVLLVDEVLSVGDEAFQRKCLDRVKRFQREGRTIIVVTHSPDLVRQVCDRAAVLDHGKMVAWGTPGEAVRSYREHLLQSDRHQEAEELVPVLEEDNGVPAQERRRNLKLRMTDVRIEHPGVGERDYLLPGEPLAIRVFYETAERLDDVVLGIAIHNVEGDLVFGANTDILGVPVTAIEGSGTVSFETDATPLLDGTYLITVGAHSHDEATVYDWHEQRHQFQVMNPTRTVGQVDLGLRVVLSDNRTEGAA, from the coding sequence ATGGCCGCTGCCGTCGACGTGCGCGACGTCTCCAAGCGCTTCCGCCTCCAGAAGGAGCGCTACACCTCGCTGAAGGAGCGGGTGATCCACTTCGGCAAGGTGCCCTACGAGGAGTTCTGGGCCCTCGACGACATCGACCTCACCATCGAGCAGGGCGAGACCGTCGGCCTGCTCGGCCACAACGGCTCGGGCAAGTCGACGTTGCTCAAGTGCATCGCCGGCATCCTCCAGCCGACCAACGGCACCATCTCCGTGGTCGGCAGGCTGGCGGCGCTGCTCGAGCTGGGCGCGGGCTTCCACCCCGAGCTCACCGGCCGCGAGAACGTCTTCCTCAACGCCTCGATCCTGGGCATGCCCAAGAAGGAGATCGAGAAGCGCTTCGACGAGATCGTCGCCTTCGCCGAGTTGGAGAAGTTCATCGACAACCAGGTGAAGCACTACTCGTCGGGCATGTACGTGCGGCTGGGATTCGCCGTCGCCGTCAACATGGACCCCGACGTGCTGCTGGTCGACGAGGTGCTGTCGGTGGGCGACGAAGCCTTCCAGCGCAAGTGCCTCGACCGGGTCAAGCGCTTCCAGCGCGAGGGGCGCACGATCATCGTCGTCACCCACTCGCCCGACCTGGTGCGCCAGGTGTGCGACCGGGCCGCCGTGCTCGACCACGGGAAGATGGTGGCGTGGGGCACGCCGGGCGAGGCCGTGCGCTCCTACCGGGAGCACCTGCTCCAGAGCGACCGCCACCAAGAGGCCGAAGAATTGGTGCCTGTCCTCGAAGAGGACAACGGCGTGCCCGCCCAGGAACGGCGCCGCAACCTCAAGCTGCGCATGACCGACGTGCGCATCGAGCACCCCGGCGTGGGGGAGCGCGACTACCTGCTGCCTGGCGAGCCGCTTGCCATCCGCGTCTTCTACGAGACGGCGGAGCGGCTCGACGACGTGGTGCTCGGCATCGCCATCCACAACGTGGAGGGCGACTTGGTCTTCGGCGCCAACACCGACATCCTCGGCGTACCCGTGACTGCCATCGAGGGATCGGGCACGGTCTCGTTCGAGACCGACGCCACGCCGCTGCTCGACGGCACGTACCTCATCACCGTCGGCGCTCACAGCCACGACGAGGCCACCGTGTACGACTGGCACGAGCAACGCCACCAGTTCCAGGTCATGAACCCGACGCGCACGGTGGGCCAGGTCGACCTCGGGCTGCGCGTGGTGCTGAGCGACAACCGCACGGAGGGCGCGGCGTGA
- a CDS encoding methyltransferase domain-containing protein codes for MIDHRRLLAEIEEDVRRKRESGDLPPHLERELDLVFARYAPVRSLEGDFDQVITRAEQSTFIDILAPTASSRPGVPHVKRVVRKSVAWLLRYLAQQASGFNEAIVRAVKLLGKRVDALEEATGTRSVAPLAEASPAAMPDLDHWLPLLVDALREAGGRVLHVECGNGELVRALADKGVDAYGVQPYGNPSDDELDIRMDGVVEHLGKVPDATLAGIVLSGCVDRFPKAALLRLADQAVSRLAPGGVLAVVGTDPVAWERTRSTVEVDLGAGRPFHGDTWAHLLRERGLEATLHAGPRPTLDVPEPLRAWAERVDAALFPPTSFAVVAARPR; via the coding sequence GTGATCGACCACCGCCGGCTGCTGGCCGAGATCGAGGAGGACGTCCGCCGCAAGCGCGAGTCGGGCGACCTGCCGCCGCACCTCGAGCGCGAGCTCGACTTGGTGTTCGCCCGCTACGCGCCGGTGCGCTCGCTCGAAGGCGACTTCGACCAGGTGATCACCCGGGCCGAGCAGTCGACGTTCATCGACATCCTGGCGCCGACCGCCTCGTCGCGGCCGGGAGTGCCCCACGTCAAGCGAGTGGTTCGCAAGTCGGTGGCGTGGCTGTTGCGTTACCTGGCCCAACAAGCCAGTGGCTTCAACGAGGCCATCGTGCGCGCCGTGAAGCTGTTGGGCAAGCGGGTCGACGCGCTTGAAGAGGCCACCGGCACCCGCTCGGTGGCCCCGCTGGCCGAAGCCTCGCCTGCGGCCATGCCCGACCTCGACCACTGGCTGCCACTGCTGGTCGATGCCTTGCGCGAGGCGGGGGGCCGCGTGCTGCACGTCGAGTGCGGCAACGGCGAACTGGTGCGAGCGCTGGCCGACAAGGGCGTCGATGCCTACGGCGTGCAGCCCTACGGCAACCCCTCCGACGACGAGCTCGACATCCGCATGGACGGGGTCGTCGAGCACTTGGGCAAGGTGCCCGACGCCACGCTGGCGGGCATCGTGCTCAGCGGCTGCGTCGACCGCTTCCCCAAGGCGGCACTGTTGCGACTGGCCGACCAGGCCGTGAGCCGCCTCGCACCGGGAGGCGTCTTGGCCGTCGTCGGCACCGACCCTGTGGCATGGGAGCGCACCCGCTCCACGGTCGAAGTCGACCTCGGCGCCGGCCGCCCCTTCCACGGCGACACGTGGGCGCACCTGCTGCGCGAACGAGGGCTGGAGGCGACGCTGCATGCCGGGCCTCGCCCGACGCTCGACGTGCCCGAGCCGCTGCGGGCCTGGGCCGAGCGGGTCGACGCCGCGCTGTTCCCGCCCACGTCGTTCGCCGTGGTGGCTGCTCGCCCCCGCTAG
- a CDS encoding glycosyltransferase has translation MPAVHQFLPTYAPRDAIGTHSRHLRDLLREMGVDSEIYAQGIVGRSDGHKFTAYRGRPDDLLLYQMSTGCKMADWLLAQPQRKLVNYHNITPHTVFGTWEPHVGSELRRGREQLHEFALHTEFAVADSHYNEGELQSAGYPRTATASVLVDLDAVAVAPDPAALDQLHAAKARGGADWLFVGRVAPHKCQHDIVKAFALYRRVYDPRARLHIVGGSSSAAYWDALERYSRALGLGRVVHLHGSVPDEVLAAHYAAADVFVCLSMHEGFCVPLIEAMRNRLPIVAHAAAAVPETLGDAGVLLDLKDPATVASAAHRAYTDAALREALGEAGLRRAADFSFDVARRRFRDVMETALAVTR, from the coding sequence GTGCCCGCCGTCCACCAGTTCCTCCCGACGTACGCGCCGCGCGACGCCATCGGCACCCACTCGCGCCACTTGCGCGACCTGCTGCGGGAGATGGGCGTCGACTCCGAGATCTACGCGCAGGGGATCGTGGGCCGCAGCGACGGCCACAAGTTCACCGCCTACCGGGGCCGCCCCGACGACCTGTTGCTGTACCAGATGTCGACCGGCTGCAAGATGGCCGACTGGCTGCTGGCCCAACCCCAGCGCAAGCTCGTGAACTACCACAACATCACCCCGCACACCGTGTTCGGCACGTGGGAGCCCCACGTCGGTTCCGAGCTTCGGCGAGGGCGGGAGCAGCTGCACGAGTTCGCGCTTCACACCGAGTTCGCCGTGGCCGACTCGCACTACAACGAGGGCGAGCTGCAGTCGGCGGGCTACCCCCGCACGGCGACGGCGTCGGTGCTCGTCGACCTCGACGCCGTGGCTGTCGCCCCTGACCCTGCCGCCCTCGACCAACTGCACGCGGCCAAGGCACGGGGCGGCGCCGACTGGTTGTTCGTGGGCCGGGTGGCGCCCCACAAGTGCCAGCACGACATCGTCAAGGCCTTCGCCCTCTACCGCCGCGTCTACGACCCACGCGCCCGGCTGCACATCGTGGGCGGCAGTTCGTCGGCCGCCTACTGGGACGCCCTGGAGCGTTACAGCCGCGCCCTCGGCCTGGGCCGGGTCGTGCACCTGCACGGCTCGGTGCCCGACGAGGTGCTGGCCGCGCACTACGCAGCGGCGGATGTGTTCGTGTGCCTGTCGATGCACGAAGGGTTCTGTGTCCCCCTCATCGAGGCCATGCGCAACCGCCTGCCGATCGTGGCCCACGCCGCAGCCGCGGTGCCCGAGACGCTGGGAGACGCGGGCGTGCTGCTCGACCTCAAGGACCCGGCCACGGTGGCAAGTGCCGCCCATCGGGCCTACACAGACGCCGCATTGCGCGAGGCGTTGGGGGAGGCGGGCCTGCGACGGGCCGCCGACTTCTCTTTCGACGTGGCTCGCCGCCGCTTCCGCGACGTGATGGAGACAGCGCTGGCGGTCACCCGGTGA
- a CDS encoding glycosyltransferase: MKALHQFVATFEPGATGAHMLEVQRLAREVLGVESELFAEYRRGPHAAAVKHHSDYRGAPGDVLVYHMAIGSVVTDFVVDRPEPLVVDFHNITPAHFIEPWEPAAAYGCAWGRNQLKELAVRADLGVGHSHYSEEELRFEGFAETAVAPLLLDLSSFETDVDAALLDELSAAPGTNWLFVGRLAPNKCQHDLVKALAVYRRLYDPEARLHLVGGSSSDAYVEAVKGFAAELGLADAVRLPGSVPAAQLAAYYKAADVFVSVSEHEGFCVPVVEAMWNRVPVVGFAAAAVPETVGDGGVLLPAKDPATVAAAVARVLAEREAVVEAGSRRLADFDLATTRAQWVDLLQQVGA, translated from the coding sequence GTGAAGGCGCTGCACCAGTTCGTCGCCACCTTCGAACCGGGAGCCACCGGGGCGCACATGCTGGAGGTGCAGCGTCTGGCGCGTGAGGTGCTGGGGGTGGAGTCGGAGCTGTTCGCCGAGTACCGGCGCGGCCCGCATGCGGCCGCCGTAAAGCACCACAGCGACTACCGGGGCGCGCCGGGCGACGTGCTCGTGTACCACATGGCCATCGGATCGGTGGTCACCGACTTCGTGGTCGACCGGCCCGAGCCGCTGGTCGTCGACTTCCACAACATCACCCCGGCGCACTTCATCGAGCCGTGGGAACCGGCGGCCGCCTATGGGTGCGCGTGGGGTCGCAACCAGTTGAAGGAACTGGCCGTGCGGGCCGACCTCGGCGTGGGCCACTCGCACTACAGCGAGGAGGAACTGCGCTTCGAGGGCTTCGCAGAGACGGCGGTGGCGCCGTTGCTGCTCGACCTGTCGAGCTTCGAGACCGACGTCGACGCCGCGCTGCTCGACGAGTTGAGCGCGGCGCCCGGCACCAACTGGTTGTTCGTCGGCCGCCTCGCCCCCAACAAGTGCCAGCACGACTTGGTGAAGGCGCTCGCCGTGTACCGCCGCCTCTACGACCCCGAGGCCCGACTGCACCTGGTCGGCGGTTCGTCGTCGGACGCCTACGTCGAGGCGGTGAAGGGCTTCGCCGCCGAACTCGGCCTGGCCGACGCCGTGCGCTTGCCCGGCTCGGTGCCGGCCGCGCAACTGGCCGCTTATTACAAGGCCGCCGACGTGTTCGTGTCGGTGTCGGAGCACGAGGGCTTCTGCGTGCCGGTCGTGGAGGCCATGTGGAACCGCGTGCCGGTCGTGGGCTTCGCCGCGGCTGCCGTGCCCGAGACGGTGGGCGACGGGGGCGTGCTGCTGCCGGCGAAGGACCCCGCGACCGTGGCCGCCGCCGTGGCCCGGGTGCTGGCCGAACGCGAGGCGGTGGTGGAGGCAGGCTCGCGCCGCTTGGCCGACTTCGACCTCGCCACCACCCGTGCCCAGTGGGTCGACCTGTTGCAACAGGTGGGCGCATGA
- a CDS encoding glycosyltransferase family 4 protein, producing the protein MKVAYVVPRYGLEVLGGAEYGARMLAERLVSQLGYEVEVLTTCALDAGTWRNEYSAGEVDINGVRVRRFASHAGRDPNFDQFSRSVLAQPEAADQAAGERWIELQGPVCPDVVAAAHDTDADLVVFYPYLYYPTVHGVPAVGPRAVMHPAAHDEPPLRLPIFRDVFARTQAFVFQTYGERRLAESLFAIGDRAHIVMGLGVEEGEGGPADFGLGDRPYLLCLGRVDDGKGAGMLARYFAEYKARRPGPLALVFAGPVVNRPPAHPDIVVAGPVDEDVKWGALRTCAALVNPSYFEAFSIVLMEAWTAGVPVVVNGHCNATREHCERSGGGLWFEGFAEFEAAVDRLTTDGATRAALAEAGAAYVDANFRWPVIIERYGRFLTSAASRAHAAADE; encoded by the coding sequence ATGAAGGTCGCCTACGTGGTCCCGCGTTACGGACTCGAGGTGCTCGGCGGCGCCGAGTACGGCGCTCGCATGCTGGCCGAGCGGCTGGTGTCGCAACTGGGCTACGAGGTCGAGGTCCTCACCACTTGTGCCCTCGACGCGGGCACGTGGCGCAACGAGTATTCCGCAGGCGAGGTCGACATCAACGGCGTGCGGGTGCGCCGATTCGCATCGCACGCCGGACGCGACCCGAACTTCGACCAGTTCTCCCGCAGCGTCCTGGCCCAGCCCGAGGCCGCCGACCAGGCCGCCGGCGAGCGTTGGATCGAGCTGCAGGGGCCGGTGTGCCCCGACGTGGTCGCCGCCGCCCATGACACCGACGCCGACCTCGTCGTCTTCTATCCCTACCTCTACTACCCGACGGTCCACGGCGTGCCTGCCGTGGGACCACGAGCGGTGATGCACCCGGCGGCTCATGACGAGCCGCCCCTGCGCCTGCCCATCTTCCGCGACGTCTTCGCCCGCACGCAGGCCTTCGTCTTCCAGACCTACGGAGAGCGGCGGCTGGCCGAGTCGTTGTTCGCCATCGGGGACCGCGCCCACATCGTCATGGGCCTGGGCGTCGAGGAAGGCGAGGGCGGCCCCGCCGACTTCGGCTTGGGTGACCGGCCCTACCTGCTGTGCCTGGGCCGGGTCGACGACGGCAAGGGGGCGGGCATGCTGGCCCGCTACTTCGCCGAGTACAAGGCCCGCCGCCCGGGGCCGCTGGCGTTGGTGTTCGCCGGCCCCGTGGTGAACCGGCCGCCCGCGCACCCCGACATCGTGGTGGCCGGCCCCGTCGACGAGGACGTGAAATGGGGCGCCCTGCGCACGTGCGCGGCCCTGGTCAACCCGTCGTACTTCGAGGCCTTCTCCATCGTGCTGATGGAGGCGTGGACGGCGGGGGTGCCCGTCGTCGTCAACGGCCATTGCAACGCCACCCGCGAGCACTGCGAACGCTCGGGCGGGGGGCTGTGGTTCGAAGGCTTCGCCGAGTTCGAAGCGGCCGTCGACCGCCTGACCACCGACGGAGCCACCCGCGCCGCGTTGGCCGAGGCGGGCGCCGCCTACGTCGACGCCAACTTCCGGTGGCCCGTGATCATCGAGCGCTACGGGCGGTTTCTCACCTCTGCGGCTTCACGAGCGCACGCCGCTGCCGATGAATGA